A genomic stretch from Rhabdothermincola salaria includes:
- the panC gene encoding pantoate--beta-alanine ligase has product MQLVSTKDELRHHLDAVRMAGRSVGFVPTMGALHEGHLSLVGAATADCDVVVLSIFVNPLQFGADEDLESYPRPRQRDLELAETAGVDVVFTPSPQEMYPGSVFTAVHVAALTSTMEGAARPTHFDGVCTVVTKLFNLVGPCHAYFGEKDYQQLAVVGRMVADLDQPVTVVGCPIVREPDGLALSSRNVHLSGEQREAAGVLHRALRAGATMIAVGEHDGEAVAAHMAEIIGDEPLARLDYATVVDAATLEPLRALARDAEIRLLVAAAFGSTRLLDNVGVTVP; this is encoded by the coding sequence ATGCAGCTGGTGAGCACCAAGGACGAGTTGCGGCACCATCTCGATGCCGTGCGGATGGCCGGCCGCAGCGTCGGGTTCGTCCCCACCATGGGAGCGCTCCACGAGGGGCACCTGTCGCTCGTCGGGGCCGCGACGGCCGACTGCGACGTCGTCGTGCTCAGCATCTTCGTGAACCCGTTGCAGTTCGGGGCCGACGAGGACCTCGAGTCCTATCCGCGGCCGCGCCAGCGCGACCTGGAGCTGGCCGAGACGGCCGGGGTCGACGTGGTCTTCACGCCGTCCCCTCAGGAGATGTACCCGGGGTCCGTCTTCACCGCCGTGCACGTCGCCGCCCTCACCTCCACCATGGAAGGGGCGGCCCGGCCCACCCACTTCGACGGCGTCTGCACCGTGGTCACCAAGCTGTTCAACCTGGTCGGGCCCTGCCACGCCTACTTCGGCGAGAAGGACTACCAGCAGCTGGCGGTGGTGGGCCGCATGGTGGCCGACCTCGACCAACCGGTGACGGTGGTCGGGTGCCCCATCGTGCGCGAGCCGGACGGCTTGGCCCTGTCGAGCCGCAACGTCCACCTGTCGGGGGAGCAGCGCGAGGCGGCCGGCGTGCTGCACCGGGCGCTGCGGGCCGGAGCCACCATGATCGCGGTCGGCGAGCACGACGGGGAGGCGGTGGCCGCCCACATGGCCGAGATCATCGGCGACGAGCCCCTCGCCCGGCTCGACTACGCCACGGTGGTCGACGCGGCCACGCTCGAGCCGCTGCGGGCCCTGGCGCGAGACGCCGAGATCCGGTTGTTGGTGGCGGCCGCTTTCGGATCGACGCGCCTGCTCGATAACGTGGGTGTGACCGTCCCCTGA
- the panD gene encoding aspartate 1-decarboxylase produces MNRRMMKSKIHRARVTDANLHYVGSITLDTRLMELADIKEWEQVHVVDIDNGARFETYAIPGGSGDVCLNGAAARLVQPGDRIIVITYADYADAELDAYEPRVVHVDSSNRPVDEDAAVELAALEVGVRA; encoded by the coding sequence GTGAACCGCCGCATGATGAAGTCCAAGATCCACCGGGCGCGCGTGACCGACGCCAACCTGCACTACGTCGGGTCGATCACCCTCGACACCCGCCTCATGGAGCTGGCCGACATCAAGGAGTGGGAACAGGTCCACGTCGTCGACATCGACAACGGCGCCCGCTTCGAGACCTACGCCATCCCCGGCGGTTCCGGCGACGTGTGCCTCAACGGTGCCGCCGCCCGCCTCGTGCAGCCGGGCGACCGCATCATCGTGATCACCTACGCCGACTACGCCGACGCCGAGCTCGACGCCTATGAGCCCCGTGTCGTGCACGTCGACTCGTCGAACCGTCCGGTCGACGAGGACGCGGCCGTGGAGCTCGCCGCCCTCGAGGTCGGTGTGCGGGCCTGA
- a CDS encoding L-aspartate oxidase, with amino-acid sequence MSDDGDETLREVDLLVVGSGVAGLSAAVRAADIHGLRVGVLTKGELEQSTTRWAQGGVAAVLAEDPDSTDLHLADTLSAGAGLCEVEAVRVLVDEGPGRVQDLIALGAMFDRDAHGELQLAREGGHTLPRIVHAGGAATGAEIERALVEAVQRTAAAVHEHAFALDLLIDGGRAAGVRAVTADGRTVDVRARHVLLATGGAGQVFSVTTNPLEATGDGVAMALRAGVAVADVEFVQFHPTALHHPRMPRPLLSEALRGHGALLRDTTGARFVDELLPRDEVSRAMTRRMLDLGVDHCWLDATGLEDFAARFPTIMTSLAEAGLDPTVDWLPIAPAAHYLCGGIVTDLDGASSLPGLWSAGEAACSGVHGANRLASNSLLEGMVFGARVVEAVERGVDGPRATGAMRGVLETTGPDAIGASVLRDWTPPGRLPRVASGDAPSPAEVAAARDRLQRAMTTGAGVLRSADSLADTDLVVAEVTAVAARGADPSTWELANLAVNAAALLDAAEARLESRGAHTRSDHPAADPAFRRRLVLGGGLPAGPSGEAG; translated from the coding sequence GTGAGCGACGACGGCGACGAGACGCTCCGCGAGGTCGATCTGCTCGTCGTCGGCTCTGGCGTGGCCGGCCTGTCGGCCGCCGTGCGGGCAGCCGACATCCACGGGCTCCGGGTGGGTGTGCTCACCAAGGGCGAGCTCGAGCAGTCGACCACCCGCTGGGCCCAGGGCGGCGTGGCCGCCGTGCTGGCCGAGGACCCCGACTCCACCGACCTGCACCTCGCCGACACCCTCTCCGCCGGCGCCGGCCTGTGCGAGGTCGAGGCGGTGCGGGTGCTCGTCGACGAAGGCCCCGGACGGGTGCAGGACCTCATCGCCCTGGGCGCCATGTTCGACCGCGACGCCCACGGGGAGCTGCAGCTGGCCCGCGAGGGCGGGCACACCCTGCCCCGCATCGTGCACGCCGGTGGAGCCGCCACCGGCGCCGAGATCGAGCGGGCGCTGGTGGAGGCCGTGCAGCGCACGGCCGCCGCGGTGCACGAGCACGCCTTCGCCCTCGACCTGTTGATCGACGGCGGCCGCGCGGCCGGGGTGCGGGCGGTCACCGCCGACGGCCGCACGGTCGACGTGAGGGCCCGCCACGTGCTGTTGGCCACCGGGGGAGCCGGTCAGGTCTTCTCGGTGACCACCAACCCCCTCGAGGCCACGGGCGACGGCGTCGCCATGGCCCTGCGCGCCGGCGTCGCAGTGGCCGACGTGGAGTTCGTGCAGTTCCACCCCACCGCCCTGCACCACCCGCGCATGCCCCGACCGCTGCTGAGCGAAGCCCTGCGGGGTCACGGGGCCCTGCTGCGCGACACGACCGGCGCGCGGTTCGTCGACGAGCTGCTGCCTCGCGACGAGGTGTCGCGGGCGATGACCCGGCGCATGCTCGACCTCGGCGTCGACCACTGCTGGCTCGACGCCACCGGCCTCGAGGACTTCGCCGCCCGGTTCCCCACGATCATGACGTCGTTGGCCGAGGCCGGCCTCGACCCCACCGTCGACTGGCTCCCCATCGCCCCGGCGGCGCACTACCTGTGCGGGGGCATCGTCACCGATCTCGACGGTGCGTCGAGCCTCCCCGGCCTGTGGTCGGCGGGCGAAGCGGCCTGCTCGGGGGTGCACGGCGCCAACCGGCTCGCGTCCAACTCGTTGTTGGAGGGGATGGTGTTCGGCGCCCGGGTCGTCGAGGCGGTCGAACGGGGGGTCGACGGGCCCCGGGCGACGGGCGCCATGCGGGGTGTGCTCGAGACGACCGGTCCCGACGCCATCGGGGCCAGCGTCCTGCGGGACTGGACCCCACCCGGTCGCCTCCCCCGGGTGGCGTCCGGCGACGCCCCGTCGCCCGCCGAGGTGGCCGCGGCCCGCGATCGCCTGCAGCGGGCGATGACCACGGGCGCCGGGGTGCTGCGCTCCGCCGATTCCCTGGCCGACACCGACCTGGTCGTGGCCGAGGTCACCGCCGTGGCGGCGAGGGGCGCCGACCCGTCGACCTGGGAGCTGGCCAACCTGGCCGTCAACGCCGCCGCCCTGCTCGACGCGGCCGAGGCCCGCCTCGAGAGCCGGGGTGCCCACACCCGCAGCGACCACCCCGCCGCCGACCCCGCCTTCCGGCGGCGGCTGGTGCTCGGCGGGGGATTACCCGCCGGGCCGTCCGGCGAGGCAGGCTGA
- the nadC gene encoding carboxylating nicotinate-nucleotide diphosphorylase encodes MTRAVQPPRGAVVDAVARALAEDLTPLGDLTSALLPEDLVAEAAFVARQPGVVAGRACADETFAAVDDQVALSWQVDDGDAVEPGAVLATVTGPLAPILTAERTALNFLGHLSGIATRTRAFVDAAAAGGGHARIWDTRKTTPGLRSLEKAAVRAGGGANHRGNLSDWILLKDNHIALFGIVEAVGRARAMWPARTVHVECDRLDQVREALGAGADALLLDNMTPDEVRACVAEAAGAPRRPLLEVSGGVTLDTVASYAATGVDCISVGGLTNAAPVLDIGLDLDPA; translated from the coding sequence ATGACCAGGGCCGTGCAGCCACCCCGCGGGGCCGTCGTCGACGCCGTGGCTCGCGCCCTGGCCGAGGACCTCACCCCCCTGGGCGACCTCACCTCGGCGTTGCTGCCCGAGGACCTCGTCGCCGAGGCGGCCTTCGTGGCCCGCCAACCCGGCGTCGTGGCCGGCCGGGCCTGCGCCGACGAGACCTTCGCCGCCGTCGACGACCAGGTGGCGCTCAGCTGGCAGGTCGACGACGGCGACGCGGTCGAGCCCGGCGCGGTGCTGGCCACGGTGACCGGCCCACTGGCGCCGATCCTCACCGCCGAGCGCACCGCCCTCAACTTCCTGGGCCACCTGTCCGGCATCGCCACCCGCACCCGGGCCTTCGTCGATGCCGCCGCGGCCGGAGGGGGCCACGCCCGCATCTGGGACACCCGCAAGACCACACCCGGCCTGCGCAGCCTCGAGAAGGCCGCCGTGCGCGCCGGAGGCGGGGCCAACCACCGCGGGAACCTGTCGGACTGGATCCTGTTGAAGGACAACCACATCGCCCTGTTCGGCATCGTCGAGGCCGTCGGCCGGGCCCGGGCCATGTGGCCGGCGCGCACCGTGCACGTCGAGTGCGATCGCCTCGACCAGGTGCGCGAGGCCCTCGGCGCCGGGGCCGACGCGCTGCTCCTCGACAACATGACCCCCGACGAGGTGCGCGCCTGCGTGGCCGAAGCGGCCGGCGCCCCCCGGCGGCCCCTGCTCGAGGTCTCCGGCGGGGTCACCCTCGACACCGTCGCTTCCTACGCCGCGACCGGCGTCGACTGCATCTCCGTGGGCGGGCTCACCAACGCCGCGCCGGTGCTCGACATCGGCCTCGACCTCGACCCCGCCTGA
- a CDS encoding type III pantothenate kinase, with protein MLLVVDAGNTQTVVGLYEHDGEPVADDRQPDDGLLDHWRISTASTRTSDEMAVLLQGFLALRRASFADIEGIAVSSGVPRVTAAIRDLAARHLDFDPVVIEPGVRTGIAIVYENPKEVGADRIANAVAAYAMYGGPTIVADFGTATTCDAVSANGEYLGGAIAPGIEISMDALVGRAAALRAVELKAPRTVLGKSTVESIQSGAVFGFAAQVDGLCARIEDELGPCTVVATGGLAELITPHSERIQHTEPWLTLHGLRLVYEKNL; from the coding sequence GTGCTGCTCGTCGTGGATGCCGGCAACACCCAGACCGTGGTCGGTCTCTACGAGCACGACGGCGAGCCCGTCGCCGACGACCGCCAGCCCGACGACGGCCTCCTCGACCACTGGCGCATCTCCACGGCATCCACCCGCACCTCCGACGAGATGGCCGTGCTGCTCCAGGGCTTCCTCGCCCTGCGGCGGGCCTCGTTCGCCGACATCGAGGGCATCGCCGTCTCGTCCGGCGTGCCCCGGGTCACCGCCGCCATCCGCGACCTCGCCGCCCGCCACCTCGACTTCGACCCCGTCGTCATCGAGCCGGGTGTTCGCACCGGCATCGCCATCGTCTACGAGAACCCCAAGGAGGTGGGCGCCGATCGCATCGCCAACGCGGTGGCCGCCTACGCCATGTACGGGGGCCCGACCATCGTGGCCGACTTCGGCACCGCCACCACCTGCGACGCGGTGTCGGCCAACGGCGAGTACCTCGGTGGCGCCATCGCCCCGGGCATCGAGATCTCCATGGACGCCCTCGTCGGCCGGGCGGCCGCCCTGCGGGCGGTGGAGCTCAAGGCGCCCCGCACCGTGCTCGGCAAGTCCACCGTCGAGTCCATCCAGTCGGGCGCCGTGTTCGGGTTCGCGGCCCAGGTCGACGGGCTCTGCGCCCGCATCGAGGACGAGCTCGGGCCGTGCACGGTCGTCGCCACCGGGGGCCTGGCCGAGCTCATCACCCCCCACTCCGAGCGCATCCAGCACACTGAGCCCTGGCTCACCCTGCACGGTCTGCGCCTGGTGTACGAGAAGAACCTGTAG
- a CDS encoding NAD-dependent epimerase/dehydratase family protein, which produces MRVAITGMGGELGTRVATLLETHDEITEIVGVDVEPPRRHLERSHFHRVDPRNRSRMVEVLAAFEPEVLLHMGVYEPNARSSPRSATARTAAGTVAAVDAAREGGSLRHIVMRSGIEVYGRGRHAPERPDESAPPAPTSPFGQSLLHAERVVATGALRADVPAALVRFAPVLGPHFPSPLGRLLRLPAVPVPAFGGGAFCVVHREDAALALVAAVLRGDVDGPVNVVAAGEVSAWDAVRMGGRVPVPVCGLGWQAAKLTTELSSAPLPDHVIELLVKGRLADGGGVEGRLGVVPEHATRDVVRHVHEWGETAWTRSGPSTPSSGAAPAA; this is translated from the coding sequence ATGAGGGTCGCCATCACCGGCATGGGAGGAGAGCTGGGCACCCGCGTGGCCACCCTGCTCGAGACCCACGACGAGATCACCGAGATCGTCGGGGTCGACGTCGAGCCCCCGCGCCGCCACCTCGAGCGCAGCCACTTCCACCGGGTCGACCCGCGCAACCGGTCCCGCATGGTCGAGGTGCTGGCCGCGTTCGAACCCGAGGTCCTCCTGCACATGGGGGTCTACGAGCCCAACGCCCGCTCCAGCCCCCGTTCGGCCACGGCCCGCACCGCGGCCGGCACCGTGGCCGCGGTCGACGCCGCCCGCGAGGGCGGGTCCCTGCGCCACATCGTGATGCGCTCCGGCATCGAGGTGTACGGCCGCGGCCGCCACGCCCCCGAGCGCCCCGACGAGTCCGCCCCGCCGGCGCCCACGTCGCCGTTCGGCCAGTCGCTCCTGCACGCCGAGCGGGTCGTCGCCACCGGCGCCCTGCGGGCCGACGTCCCCGCCGCCCTGGTGCGCTTCGCGCCGGTGCTCGGACCGCACTTCCCGAGCCCGCTGGGTCGTCTCCTGCGCCTCCCGGCGGTCCCCGTCCCTGCCTTCGGTGGTGGTGCCTTCTGCGTGGTCCACCGCGAAGACGCCGCCCTGGCCCTGGTGGCGGCCGTCCTCCGCGGCGACGTCGACGGGCCCGTCAACGTGGTCGCCGCCGGGGAGGTCAGCGCCTGGGACGCCGTGCGCATGGGGGGACGCGTCCCGGTCCCCGTGTGCGGGTTGGGGTGGCAGGCGGCCAAGCTCACCACCGAGCTCTCCAGCGCCCCCCTGCCCGATCATGTCATCGAGCTCCTGGTCAAGGGGCGCCTGGCGGACGGTGGTGGGGTCGAGGGCCGCCTCGGTGTCGTGCCCGAGCACGCCACCCGCGACGTGGTGCGCCACGTGCACGAATGGGGGGAGACGGCCTGGACCAGGTCGGGCCCCTCGACCCCTTCGAGTGGCGCGGCCCCGGCCGCCTGA
- a CDS encoding alpha/beta fold hydrolase, with translation MPTVSAHDGTRIHYDTFGPDDGPPVLLVQGLGADSRGWMRQRRMLSDRYRGIVFDNRGVGRSDVPPGPYDLEVMADDAVAVLDDLGIESAHVMGASMGGVIAQILGVRHRRRVRSLVLACTGCQHLPWRRELLAEWGEVARTKGMRALVDTAARWLMGPRSRFRLWPVVGVLGPLALQVSPEAFTAQIDAILALDDKLRFELTSIEAPTLVLVGSQDILTPIGDSELLDDLIPDSELVIITGAAHGFMFETAGRFNESVRTFLDRVSADD, from the coding sequence GTGCCCACCGTCTCGGCCCACGACGGGACCCGCATCCACTACGACACCTTCGGTCCCGACGACGGCCCGCCGGTGCTGTTGGTGCAGGGTCTCGGGGCCGACAGCCGGGGCTGGATGCGGCAGCGCCGCATGCTCTCGGACCGGTACCGCGGCATCGTCTTCGACAACCGGGGGGTGGGCCGCAGCGACGTCCCCCCCGGGCCCTACGACCTCGAGGTCATGGCCGACGACGCGGTGGCCGTGCTCGACGACCTGGGCATCGAGTCGGCCCACGTCATGGGGGCCTCGATGGGCGGGGTCATCGCCCAGATCCTGGGGGTGCGCCACCGACGACGGGTGCGCTCGCTGGTCCTGGCCTGCACCGGGTGCCAGCACCTGCCGTGGCGTCGCGAGCTGCTGGCCGAGTGGGGCGAGGTGGCCCGCACCAAGGGCATGCGGGCGCTGGTGGACACCGCGGCGCGTTGGCTGATGGGCCCGCGGTCCCGCTTCCGCCTGTGGCCCGTGGTCGGGGTGCTCGGACCGTTGGCCCTGCAGGTGTCGCCCGAGGCCTTCACCGCCCAGATCGACGCCATCTTGGCCCTCGACGACAAGCTCCGCTTCGAGCTCACCTCGATCGAGGCCCCCACCCTGGTGCTGGTGGGCAGCCAGGACATCTTGACCCCCATCGGCGACTCCGAGCTGCTCGACGACCTGATCCCCGATTCGGAGCTGGTGATCATCACCGGGGCCGCCCACGGGTTCATGTTCGAGACCGCCGGGCGGTTCAACGAGAGCGTGCGCACCTTCCTCGACCGGGTCTCCGCCGACGACTGA
- a CDS encoding polyprenyl synthetase family protein — translation MAAASPLLALPVLQADLSRVEDALRASVVADDPFLTEVASHLILAGGKRVRPAFAVTSAATATPEIVAASHEVLLGAVSVELVHLGSLYHDDVMDDATTRRTVPSVNARWGNLKAILAGDYLLAKASEIGASLGTEVAGLLAATIARLCEGQVLELQHAFDLGRTEEAYLSSIDGKTASLLATSCRVGGIVAGLPRDQIEALTTFGRSFGMAFQIVDDLLDVTATDEELGKPAGHDLVEGTYTLPVIRTLEAGGDAAQHLEALLGRLRPIDGSFEPVDDPATLAEARELLRGGPAVQASLDTARRYVEDGQVALAPYAGTEAAGALQAAADHLLASVRAAA, via the coding sequence GTGGCCGCCGCCTCCCCCCTCCTCGCTCTCCCGGTGCTGCAGGCCGACCTCAGCCGGGTCGAGGACGCCCTGCGCGCCTCGGTGGTGGCCGACGACCCCTTCCTCACCGAGGTCGCCAGCCACCTGATCCTCGCCGGGGGCAAGCGGGTGCGCCCCGCCTTCGCGGTCACGTCGGCCGCGACCGCCACGCCCGAGATCGTCGCCGCCTCCCACGAGGTCCTCCTCGGCGCGGTGTCGGTGGAGCTGGTCCACCTCGGGTCGCTCTACCACGACGACGTCATGGACGACGCCACCACCCGGCGCACCGTCCCGAGCGTCAACGCTCGCTGGGGCAACCTCAAGGCCATCCTCGCCGGCGACTACCTCCTGGCCAAGGCGTCCGAGATCGGCGCCTCGCTCGGCACCGAGGTGGCCGGTCTGCTGGCCGCCACCATCGCCCGGCTCTGCGAGGGCCAGGTGCTCGAGCTGCAGCACGCCTTCGACCTGGGTCGCACCGAGGAGGCCTACCTCTCCTCCATCGACGGCAAGACCGCCTCGCTGCTGGCCACGTCGTGTCGTGTCGGCGGCATCGTCGCCGGCCTCCCCCGCGACCAGATCGAAGCCCTCACGACCTTCGGCCGCAGCTTCGGCATGGCCTTCCAGATCGTGGACGACCTCCTCGACGTCACCGCCACCGATGAGGAGCTGGGCAAGCCCGCCGGCCACGACCTCGTGGAGGGCACCTACACGCTGCCGGTCATCCGCACGCTGGAGGCGGGCGGCGACGCCGCCCAGCACCTCGAGGCACTGCTGGGCCGGCTCCGTCCCATCGACGGCTCGTTCGAACCGGTCGACGATCCCGCCACCCTGGCCGAGGCCCGCGAGCTGTTGCGCGGCGGGCCGGCGGTGCAGGCGTCGCTCGACACCGCCCGGCGCTACGTCGAGGACGGCCAGGTGGCCCTGGCCCCCTACGCCGGCACCGAGGCGGCGGGTGCGTTGCAGGCCGCGGCCGACCACCTCCTCGCCAGCGTCCGCGCCGCCGCCTGA
- a CDS encoding ATP-dependent Clp protease ATP-binding subunit, whose protein sequence is MFERFTDRARRVVVLAQEEARLLNHNYIGTEHILLGLIHEGEGVAAKALESLGISLEAVRSQVEEIIGQGGSSPSGHIPFTPRAKKVLELSLREALQLGHNYIGTEHILLGLIREGEGVAAQVLVKLGADLSRVRQQVIQLLSGYSGPGTQGGGGEKAGATAGGSGEQTQSGSLVLDQFGRNLTQLAREKKLDPVIGRARETERVMQVLSRRTKNNPVLIGEPGVGKTAIVEGLAQAIAADTVPETLHAKQLYTLDLGALVAGSRYRGDFEERLKKVLKEIKTRGDIILFIDELHTLVGAGAAEGAIDAASILKPMLARGELQTIGATTLDEYRKHLEKDAALERRFQPIKVEEPSVAHTIEILKGLRDRYESHHRVTITDQALVAAANLADRYISDRHLPDKAIDLIDEAGSRLRIKRMETPPDFKELENQIAQVVNEKKEAVEAQRFEEAGRLRDREKELLAEKETKEREMREAGIDLFDEVDEEAIAEVLSIWTGIPVYKLTEEETAKLLRMEDELHKRVIGQEDAIKAVSQAIRRTRAGLKDPKRPSGSFIFLGPSGVGKTELAKTLAEFLFGDENSLIALDMSEYMEKHTVSRLVGSPPGYVGYEEGGQLTEAVRRKPFSVVLFDEIEKAHPDVFNTLLQILEEGRLTDSQGRSVDFRNTVLIMTSNLGTADLRKANVGFGKSDEAISYEKMKEKVNEALKQHFRPEFLNRIDDTIVFHELTKAEVTTIVDLMIRRVTTQLEAQGIGLELTEAAKLHLAEKGYDPTLGARPLRRAIQRFVEDPLSERLLLKGFRAGELVIVDAEPDPETGEMEMVFRAVEGFQPPPMELAETGPTE, encoded by the coding sequence GTGTTCGAACGTTTCACCGACCGGGCTCGCCGTGTGGTCGTCCTCGCCCAAGAGGAAGCACGGCTGCTCAACCACAACTACATCGGCACCGAGCACATCCTGCTCGGGCTGATCCACGAAGGGGAGGGCGTGGCCGCCAAGGCCCTCGAGTCCCTCGGGATCTCGCTGGAGGCGGTGCGCAGCCAGGTCGAGGAGATCATCGGCCAGGGCGGCTCGTCGCCCAGCGGCCACATCCCCTTCACCCCGCGGGCCAAGAAGGTCCTCGAGCTGTCGTTGCGTGAGGCCCTGCAGCTGGGCCACAACTACATCGGCACCGAGCACATCCTGCTCGGGTTGATCCGCGAGGGCGAGGGCGTCGCCGCCCAGGTCCTGGTCAAGCTCGGCGCCGACCTGTCCCGGGTGCGCCAGCAGGTCATCCAGCTGCTCTCCGGCTACTCCGGCCCCGGCACCCAGGGTGGTGGCGGCGAGAAGGCCGGGGCCACCGCCGGCGGCTCGGGCGAGCAGACCCAGTCGGGGTCGCTGGTGCTCGACCAGTTCGGCCGCAACCTCACCCAGCTGGCGCGTGAGAAGAAGCTCGACCCGGTCATCGGTCGGGCCCGCGAGACCGAGCGGGTCATGCAGGTCCTCAGCCGGCGCACCAAGAACAACCCGGTGCTCATCGGCGAGCCCGGCGTCGGCAAGACCGCCATCGTCGAGGGCCTGGCCCAGGCGATCGCCGCCGACACGGTGCCCGAGACCCTCCACGCCAAGCAGCTCTACACCCTGGATCTGGGTGCGCTCGTGGCCGGGTCGCGCTACCGGGGCGATTTCGAGGAGCGCCTCAAGAAGGTGCTCAAGGAGATCAAGACCCGCGGCGACATCATCTTGTTCATCGACGAGCTCCACACCCTGGTGGGGGCCGGTGCCGCCGAAGGCGCCATCGACGCGGCCAGCATCCTCAAGCCGATGCTGGCCCGCGGCGAGCTGCAGACCATCGGTGCCACCACGCTCGACGAGTACCGCAAGCACCTCGAGAAGGACGCCGCCCTCGAGCGTCGTTTCCAGCCCATCAAGGTCGAGGAGCCCTCGGTGGCGCACACCATCGAGATCCTCAAGGGGCTGCGCGACCGCTACGAGTCGCACCACCGGGTCACCATCACCGACCAGGCCCTCGTGGCCGCGGCCAACCTGGCCGACCGCTACATCTCCGATCGCCACCTGCCCGACAAGGCCATCGACCTCATCGACGAGGCCGGCTCCCGCCTGCGCATCAAGCGCATGGAGACCCCGCCGGACTTCAAGGAGCTCGAGAACCAGATCGCCCAGGTGGTCAACGAGAAGAAGGAGGCCGTCGAGGCGCAGCGCTTCGAGGAAGCCGGCCGCCTGCGCGATCGCGAGAAGGAGCTCCTCGCCGAGAAGGAGACCAAGGAACGCGAGATGCGCGAGGCCGGCATCGACCTCTTCGACGAGGTCGACGAGGAGGCCATCGCCGAGGTCCTGTCCATCTGGACCGGCATCCCGGTGTACAAGCTCACCGAGGAGGAGACCGCCAAGCTCCTGCGCATGGAGGACGAGCTGCACAAGCGGGTCATCGGCCAGGAGGACGCCATCAAGGCCGTCAGCCAGGCCATCCGCCGCACCCGCGCCGGCCTCAAGGACCCGAAGCGGCCCAGCGGTTCGTTCATCTTCCTCGGCCCGTCCGGCGTCGGGAAGACCGAGCTGGCCAAGACGCTCGCCGAGTTCCTCTTCGGCGACGAGAACTCCCTCATCGCCCTCGACATGAGCGAGTACATGGAGAAGCACACCGTCAGCCGTCTGGTGGGTTCGCCCCCCGGCTACGTGGGCTACGAGGAGGGCGGCCAGCTCACCGAGGCCGTGCGGCGCAAGCCGTTCTCGGTGGTGCTCTTCGACGAGATCGAAAAGGCCCACCCCGACGTGTTCAACACGCTGCTGCAGATCCTCGAGGAAGGCCGGCTCACCGACAGCCAGGGCCGCTCGGTGGACTTCCGCAACACCGTGCTGATCATGACCTCGAACCTCGGCACCGCGGATCTGCGCAAGGCCAACGTCGGCTTCGGCAAGTCCGACGAGGCGATCAGCTACGAGAAGATGAAGGAGAAGGTCAACGAGGCGCTCAAGCAGCACTTCCGCCCGGAGTTCCTGAACCGCATCGACGACACCATCGTCTTCCACGAGCTGACCAAGGCCGAGGTCACCACCATCGTCGACCTCATGATCAGGCGGGTCACCACCCAGCTCGAGGCCCAGGGCATCGGGCTGGAGCTCACCGAAGCGGCCAAGCTGCACCTCGCCGAGAAGGGCTACGACCCCACCCTCGGCGCCCGGCCCCTGCGTCGTGCCATCCAGCGCTTCGTGGAGGATCCGCTCTCCGAGCGGTTGCTCCTCAAGGGCTTCCGGGCCGGGGAGCTCGTCATCGTCGATGCCGAGCCCGATCCCGAGACCGGCGAGATGGAGATGGTGTTCCGTGCGGTCGAGGGCTTCCAGCCCCCGCCCATGGAGCTGGCCGAGACCGGTCCCACCGAGTAG